Below is a window of Nicotiana tabacum cultivar K326 chromosome 19, ASM71507v2, whole genome shotgun sequence DNA.
ACTAGACTTCTCAACTGGTAGTTAACACCAATATGCTGAAGAAATGAAAAGCTGAATTCATCTCTATTAATTAGTTCATTGCTCTATAACTTTGTTTGTCTGCAACCTTTCACACTTTCACTAATCACTCCTTTATTGGCTCTGCTCTTCCTATAAATACACGCACCTTTACCGAAATTTAAGTTATATGTAAGGTGTTTAAAGTTTGTTCATTACCGAAAAGGTAAATAGAACAAAAATCTTAAACATTAACATAATCTGTTACAATTGATTTAAAGGAGCTGCAGAACTTTCAAATTTACACTTTGTTAGTACTTCCCAACTAAAATTTACAAGACAATCATTTAGGAAACTTACAAGCAAAtgaaaagaaggggaaaaaaaaaaacaaatgaagacATTTTGCTGATATGTACTAGAGTACAACTTCAGTATGTTTTGTATTATTTGAGTAATGTTAGTCCGTGATTGCTTCTCATACTAATGTTCCTTCATTGTTAAGTTTCTGCTCACTGGTCCCCCACGAAGAGAACCGCCGTTTGGCCGGTTTTTAACGGCACAAAAAACCAGTTTTCTCCTTCATTGTGTGAAGCTGCTTGCTTTTCACAAGATGTCGGTCCTTTTCCACTGCTGTTACCTTAACGACCAAGTCCTAAATATCAGTAATGTCCAACCCCACACGGCAATCCACAACCGCTAGCTTCTCAGCCTCCTACTCGGCGGCGCGTTCAAACCACACACCATCCACGATTATATTTCACGTGCATCCTTTTCTACTAGAAGAAAGAAAACAGTGAAAATTGAACGCGATACTACTAAAGTGTAAACGATGATACGAGCACTAGCAATTTCACATATCCTCATAGGCATTGAATCCCTGCTCGGATAATCTCCAAACCTTAACAGACTTGTCCAAACTCCCACTATACACTGTCCAATATTGGTCACTTTTGTTCTTCACCACAGCTTCATCTTCGCTATCATCGTTTTTGTCGTCGTCGTCGTTGTCATTTTGATCATCTTCAACGGTTAAGCACTTCACTGGGCCATTGTGTCCTGTCAATACTGTTAAACAACTATGGACAACACCACCTTCTTCCCTTCTCCACACGCATATGCTCTTGTCAGCCGATCCACTCAATACCAGATTACCAGCAACAGCCACGCATAATACCGCTAATTTATGACCCCGCAACGCACCTCCATACTCTAAGAAATGCTTCTGTCGCTCCCAGAAATTTACTAGTCCGTCGGATGAGCCGGCATATATCTATTGAGACATAATATAATTAAATGATTAGAAATGTATTATTTTAAACACCTTATATTTTAAGATATAACCCAATTCAATATGATATTATATTAGAAAATTGGTCAGGTCTTTAAAATTAGACCAGCGGTCTGAAGTTTAAAAACCAACACAAAATTTTATACCACCATATATTGATAAATTAATACACCATCCATTTCAAAAAAATTGTGTTACTAAGACTTTGCACAAACTTTAATAAAACGAAGAAGTCTTTTCATATATGTGATCTTAAATAAGTCATAGTATTTTTGTGCTGGTTTGAAACCTGACCTATCATTTGTGTAACTATAAATactatttattaaaaaaatattgaaataataattttttttgaaaaagattaaaAAGGTAAGAGTGACTATCTTTTCGAAAGCGAGGGAGTACTTGctcataaaaaaatataataatactatAATTAAAAGTGTGCTCTTACCGTGGCTGCCACAGCATTTACGGCCAGTGAAGTCACAGCATTGTCTTGTTTCAgcagtgtttccacaagaacatGTTTTGCACTATTACCGACCAATTCTCTTCTCCAAGCTTTTACTGTCCCATCTGCTGAGCCAGTAAAAACCAATCCATCAAATCCAACGACCACAGAATTAATCGCATCGTGGTGAGCAGTAATAGATTCCAGACATTTCGAATCCGATAATCTCCAAACTTTGAGTGTTTTATCCCAAGATCCAGAATAAAGCAACCCTCTTTCTTTATCCAAACTCAAACTAGAAACAGCATCAAAATGCTTAATCCACGGAACATTCCTATTTCGTCTAACTTCAACATACGCCTTGGGATTAATTGAACTTTTTAAATAATCTCTAATGGTAGGTAAACTACCAACTCGCTTGTACGCCTTCCTTTTTTTACCCATAAATTTCCAAACCCGAATTTTACCATCCTGATGGCCGGTAAATATTTTATCTCCGTAAACAACAATGGTTTTTACTAATCCGCTGTGAGACTTGAACCCAGAATATTCCTTTAAATTTTTCCATACTCTAATATTTTTGCTATCTGAACCTGTGTATAACAAATCTCCAGATGCAGCTAATGAATATATGTGTCCTTCTTCTCGTACGAGTGAGCCAATTAGACCATTTTTACAATCGCTGATTTCTGATGATTCTTCTGAGGAATCAAGAAATGGCTGGTGAATCCATGGGGATTTAACATAAGGGGAAGCGGATTGATTCCAAGGAGACATAAAATAATTAGGGGAGTTTGTTATAGTAGTTGTGGTGTAAAACGACGACGTTCTAGGTGGACTTGGAGCAGAAGAAGCATTGCTGCTGCGAGCTGAATTGCTATTGCTTTCTTCAGGGTCACTAATTGGATCGGAATACAAAAGGGTTCCGAATTTTGTTCTTCTAAAGCTTTCTTTCTCTAGCAACATCGCTCCCATACTATTCTTTTTTCTTGCCATTTTAGAACaagagaaaatttaaaaaaggaaaatgaagatGTATGAGATAATTGGTATGTGTGTTtgtgaagttgaaaattttaggaGTGAATGTTTTGGTTTGTAAGGTCGAATAAATGTAAAGCTTTTGTGAATAGTGAGAAAGAATAATGGAAAGATGAGAAGATCGTATACAAATAATGGAAGGGGGTGATGATAGATATATAAAGCTGTGGGGTTGGGTGGTTGGTTTAGTGCAGCGGGGTAGTATAGGTAGTAGGGGGAACGGTAAAGAGACACGTGGGAGTATGATACGTGAGGTTTACGAAGAAGCCGAAAGATACTTTTTACAAGTAGATTGTAGGCAACGGGAAACTAGATGAACCGGTAAGCAAACCACTAAAGTCCGTACACTGAGggaaaaaaatatctttaaactatataaaataaatatatttttgtatatatatattatataaaatatatatatatatttttgactATTATTTTTGTGAGcggctaaaaatatatattttccataaaaattatTCTAAAAGAGAATTGCATGTGTACTGATTGATAAACTAAAAAGACTGATAATCTGAAAAAATTATTAAGTTGTCCGTGTATATAACAGAAATTTGTAAAGAATCTCAATCAGGTGTTTTTTTGGCTCTTTGATGGTTTAGTTTAAACGAGATGGGGTTCTTGACTTCTTGTTAAGGAAACGTTGAATTCTAGAAGGGCAAACGTGGAGGATAAGGGTTTAAACAGTTGAACTTTAAAAGTAAAACAACCAAGTTATTTTCGAAATGTTTTTTCTATATGGGGGAATGGGAATACAGGTATTTGACTTTGACGTTGTCAAAAGAATTGTGGCCTAATATTAGGTTATGTGTATTAATTTGTTTAGTTCTCATTTATTAAGATGAAGTTAATAGTCGTTTAATTACGCGTAATTAAAGACTGTGATCTGTCTAAACTCAAATGCACATATCTAGCTACTTTCATTTTATGTGACAATATTTGCTTGGAAAATAAATTTAAATGTAAATATACAtagtaattatatattatatattatattaatgaGTGATTTAAAATGTTGAAGTAAGGGTCGAATAATTTGATCAATGGGAAAACATTAAATTCGAAGTCCAAAAAATAGGAGAGTTTGATGACTTTGACTGCTTGAAAGTTATACGGAAATGAGACAATCTCAAATATCTCGAAATGTTTCACATGAAAACAAGTAATATAGTTAATTGGAGCAGAAGAAATGTATTCTATTGACTACAATATTGTTTAACTCGCGTTTGCCTCGTTACTAATACTTTTGTTGTATTTAAAATATCCTAGTAGCCAGGCTGCTAAAGAAAGGATTTGCGATTAGTAAATCTTTTCTATATATAGCTAGTGTGAAAATCTTAATTAAGATGCATGAAACATTTATTAAGCAAAACCAAAACGTGGGCACTGGGAATTATCAAGGCAATAAAAATTACTCATTGTTCTTAATCTTTCTTTTTCATATAGTTTACTTTACGTTCTAAATATATATACACGCTTGCTTGACAATAGACTGGTAAACTAAAACACAGAGAGAAGTGCTTGTTTGTAAACGTGTTTTCATAGTCTTAGAAGACGGTTGGGCATGCAGAACTTgacaaaagtgaaaaaaataacaATTTGTTCCTTAAAGTTTCTTCAAGAAGCCTTTTTAGGCCTGGACAATTACTGAGGCAATTGTTCCtaaaaaaaactcaaaattttcCTCAAAAAAagctttttcatttttttaaaaacaaatagtATCAACAGGCAGAAATTTAAAGTGAAATTTACCTTCTATGTGGTAAAAGTGTTTCGTAAAATATTAACGTAATTTTCGCGTTGAATTTTTGTCAATAAGGAATTTCACATGCACctaaaaaatgagcacaaaaattgCATGCAATAAACGTAGAGCTCCCGAGTTACAGCAGCAAACGGGAAAAGTTTCCAAGTTTGAAATGGAAGGGAACGTACGGCGGTCAGTTCCCATTGACCACTTGGAATAGCCCAGCTACATAGGTGAACGAAACGAATAATTGAATAAGTGGGCCGTCTCTGCCAAATGAGAATTTAGAAGTCCGACAACAATAATCCAATATAATTTATTAGTGAGATCTGGAGAAGGTaatatatacgcagaccttacttcTATTTTAAAGTAGATAGACTGTTTTCgataaacttttaatttttttcttttaaaacagcTCACCTTATTTTTACGGTGACTCGAACTCACGAACTTTCAAAATGAAGAGCATCAACACACTCTTGTACAAATGAGAATTGAATAGGACCCATCAAATTCAAGCCGCCACGTAAAGTGCTCCTATCACACTGATCCTACTGATACCATCTTGCCACGTAACGTAAAGCCCATGGCGCCGATTTGGTTCATTATGTCAGCATGACGCATATATTGGGTTTTGCAGGTCACCAAGTGTTGTTAGAAAAAGCGAAGACGTTTAATAACTAACACGTGGCTTGGGTTATGCTAACGCTAGGAGTCTCAATGATTCAGTTCGGtcgattattttataaaatttgtatcataccaattttttaattattttattatatataaccaaaattagactttttgaaaccgtcccaatcatatcggtttctcttcggtatcggtacggttcggttaactttcggtattttttttaaatctcaTGTAAAAGTTACTattagaagtagaatgcaataatatacatatttttataggatttagcaaaactctctagacatttttacattttaaaggataatgaattaagaaaatataaaagatgtctagagtatagatccatcaactattctataacaacgtaaaagaaataaagcatattaatataaaaaataaatcatacgagtgaaaagatattaaccaaggtGGGACTGAGACTCAAGAATAAAATCTAtacaagattaaatattcaaaaagataaatctaaatcatacgaaaggaaacaCATTAAATACATTGTAGtatgctactcataatcgctacaataacttgtgtcttgctagtgaatatgctgaaaataatttagtttcaataggagtaACATAATATGTTTggaaattaggattttgagtttaattacttgctGGCTTGTAactgttttcataattccaagacccaaggaaaaatttaatgctttattatttttaaacttaatatataaatatatttttcacatgtaaatttattcggtatggttcggtattttttcggtttattttcataaaataaaaaacctaccctaattatcggtacggttatagatttatataaaaacctatggttttattaaaagaaacttAAAAATTGATTCGGTACGGTACGATTtggtcggtttagtcggtttttaaatatccattgacacccctagctACCGGTACCGGAGGCCGAtagaaaatttaaatttaattgatttaacttttaaaaacttTAGCATTTAACTCACTCGTTAAACTGTTAAAATTATGAGTTTAATTCTAATACTGGTtaagatttaataattttttgcAATAAATTCAAATTCTGCATGAAAAGACGTTATAGGTTAAGTTGAATTCGTAAAAAAACTACATTCGTCCCTGCCGTGGActctttccctcttttttttttaatgttaaaCAATACCTTTTGGAGTATAGAAAAGGGAAGTTTACATATAGTTAGCGTTTAGCCATAGATTCTCAAATTTGTTCTGAAAAATCTAATTTGGAtgaaatttggtttgaagataaaaatgtgtttgaacatcagttttcaaaatatatttcccaaatttattttaaaaaaatatgaaacatgacttatacccacaagttctaaaaactatcacaaatacccaacagtaccattatcaataacattcattatattatcgcaaaccatagtcctgagcataaataaatttgatacaaaattattatttttataatgaactacatgatacactattagGTGACCGAGAAGGCGAAGcaacattattacaaaataataaatggtgggctcttttataaaatataaaagtttgggataatttttaaaaaatataatagtgatattttggcccaaaaccagctaTAGGATTTGGAATTTTGCCAAAATGTagacaaaatctatggccaaatatgtatttgccaaataaaattcaaatttattttgacaaaatttatGGGCAAGCGGGTCCATAGTTTTGTTTTAAGCTGAAGCAATTTATAATTTTCGGCTTCTTGTATTGACTAGGATTTTTTAATGAAAAAGTGTCGCACTTCTTTATTGTTCGGTTGAATTTGTGCATCAAAATTACCTAAAGTTAgaatgtttaagtataattctttaacaaataaatagagtTCGATCATTATAATATTTGTTATTAAGTTTTGTTTCGATGGAAGGAACTCATGAATATGGCAACGAAACATGAAGAAATAAGAATGCTAAAAAGACATGACGAAATAAGCAGTAATAagaacaaaaagaggaaaaaatctTTCGAATGGCCTATCTTCTCTCTCGGTGCAAGTTAGCTTAACCTGCGCCTACCATGGGTAAGAGAGCTCGTATTCCATCTCAGAAAGCAATAATGGCGAGAGAATCAGCTGCCTCTCAGAGCAATGCTCAACGAGGAACCAAGGACAAAGTAGTTGGAGAAGAAACTTCGAGTGAAACGCAATTGAGACCTAATTTCAATGGAACAATAGCGAAAAGTAAAGAGAATTGAGAATCACTACTAGAAATGTGAGAAAAACCGTCCAAAAAaatcgatcaaagttggtcggtaatggccaataaccgtccaaaacAAGACCATTAACGTGTGGTCTGTATTTTGAAGGTCGAAAGGGCATGCCGGCCAACTTTgatcggtcaattaaattcaaaaaaaaataattaccgaaaaaaccgaccaaagttggtcggtattttaattatgtaattaaaaaatacacCATCTAGGAATCGAGTTGGGGTCTGTACTATAGCAGGACGCTATTCTTACCACTAGACCATTAGTGctttttgttttaagactgtcttttattttatttatactgtttaattgtattttcgcacgaaaataaccgaccaaagttggtcggctctattaaaaaataaaattaccgaccgaattcggtcggttttttaaaatggtcggccgaattaaccgaccgatTTCAGTCGGTTTtgttaatattaattttaatttattttaaatgaaaaaatgaccaaagttggtcggttttttgaaaaataaatttcgcgggactaaaaaatagtttcccgtatttttgcgccaaagaaaaccgaccaaagatGGTCGGTTtcataaaaacaaattaaaaaataaaatactttgacaaaccgaccaactttggtcgatttttgaccgaccaaaattGATCGGTTGACCGtagtcggtttttgccgaattttcTAGTAGTGAATCTCAAGCAAACCGAAGCAATTCAATTGTGAACTGAGATACAAGCCTCTATGAGTAGCGATCAATCTGTGCATGTGAACAATGGAAGGAAATCATGGGCTAATGAAGTAGAAGAGGCGCCAGAATTGCAAGGGAGGAAGAGCTCACTATGGGACAACTTCGATATTATAAAAATTTTGAATGCTGGTTACAAATTGGAGTATGTGCAGCCTAAATCTCACAGTGAGTCAACTTTTGGTGAAATTGAACTAGATGATATGAGTACAGAAATAGAATATTGGGGGAACGCAGTTATTTGCTATGTCCTAGGGGCTCACCCTCCATTTGTAGTGATACAATGATACAT
It encodes the following:
- the LOC107772150 gene encoding protein JINGUBANG-like, which gives rise to MARKKNSMGAMLLEKESFRRTKFGTLLYSDPISDPEESNSNSARSSNASSAPSPPRTSSFYTTTTITNSPNYFMSPWNQSASPYVKSPWIHQPFLDSSEESSEISDCKNGLIGSLVREEGHIYSLAASGDLLYTGSDSKNIRVWKNLKEYSGFKSHSGLVKTIVVYGDKIFTGHQDGKIRVWKFMGKKRKAYKRVGSLPTIRDYLKSSINPKAYVEVRRNRNVPWIKHFDAVSSLSLDKERGLLYSGSWDKTLKVWRLSDSKCLESITAHHDAINSVVVGFDGLVFTGSADGTVKAWRRELVGNSAKHVLVETLLKQDNAVTSLAVNAVAATIYAGSSDGLVNFWERQKHFLEYGGALRGHKLAVLCVAVAGNLVLSGSADKSICVWRREEGGVVHSCLTVLTGHNGPVKCLTVEDDQNDNDDDDKNDDSEDEAVVKNKSDQYWTVYSGSLDKSVKVWRLSEQGFNAYEDM